CCAGCTGCGGTAGGTGCTGGAGGTGGCATAAGGGGCTGTGTGCTTGGggacagggcacagagcagggctggggcccGCATGGAAGGGGGCCTGGACACTGGGCACTGGACTGGCAAGAGCTGGGGAAACTGAAGGTTGGGGGCATTGGGGTCACTGAGGAAATGGGGGGCGGCAGCACTGCCCTGGGGTGGGGTTCTGAAGCCACTCCCTGCTCTAACCCACCTGGGGCATGCTGGGCCACCAGTCGTGCCCATGCTGAAGATCTGGATGCCCAACGCCACTGTGGACGTGGGGGACGACATGCTGCTGCAGTGCCAGGTGGAGGGACGGGACCTGGAGGGGGCTGGCTGGATCTTCACGGAGCTGGAGGAGTCGGCCAGAGAGACGGTGAGAAGCCCTGCACGGCGCTGCCCCTTCCCCGCTCCCAGGAGACTCCTGCGCAGGGCACAGGGGACAAAGAGGGAAAGAGACCACGGATAAAGGAGCACACAGAGGGCGAGGGATGGACAGAGCCCGTTTAGACCCTCAGGGCTCAGGCTCAGCTGTGGGGCTGCCCCAGGCACTGGCCTCCGGAGGGCACTGGGGCAGCCTGGGGGCCATCTCTGAACTCGGTGCTGGCTGCAAGGCAGATGCTCACAGAGCCCTCCCCTGTGGGGCGGAGGGGACCCCACAGACCCTCCCTCCCACCCGTCCCCTTTCTAGGTAAGGAAGCTGAAAGGCCGTGGGGAGGGCACTGTCCGTGGTCCTGCACCCAGGCACGTCCTTGGGGCCTTCCGGCTTTTTCTGCAGGTTCTGGAAGCAGCACCTTCTTGGGTGTGTGATGAGCAGGTGTGTGATGAGCGTGTTAGCCAGGGAGGCACAGGTCTGCTTCCAGCGGCTGACTAATCAATTCTTAGAGTGACTTTTGGAAAAACCCTGGAATCCACCTGTactttggttttcttatctgtgatcTGAGGTGGATGTGACGGGCTTGCTGTCCTGACTGCCCCTGGCCACTCGGCCTCTGTCCCTGTCATTCACTTGTGTCATTGGGCACCTTTCCAGGCTTGCCTGTGTCCTCAGGCGGGCAGTGGGCCGTGACCACAGGCTCAGGAAGCCAGGCTGACAAGGTCAGAAAGGGCCAACAGTAGGCTCTGCCCGCCCAAATGGCTGTCCCCATATGGACAGACACACGCCGTGCAGCCCCTGGGAGGAGCCCGGCCAGTGGGACCCAGGGGGTGGGGTTCAGTTGGGAGGCCCTCACTCCAGAATTGCTGGAGGCCCCTGGGACAATATCGCGGGAAGAACCACTGGAGCCCTGAGCAGGGGGGTCCAGACATGGTGAAGGCCACTTAGCCACTGAGTAGTTCCTCCTTCCCAAGATCAAAACCACCGAGAGTGGCCAGTGGGAAGGGGGCAAGGCCGAGGCCGGAGGTCAGTGGGCCTGACCGTCAGTGGGAAGACCTTTGGCCAGCTATCTCTTTCGGAAAATTACAGGATTTTGCTTTCCTCTTGGGAGAACTACGTGTTTGCTACCACCTGTGTTTCCTAGAAACTTCCTATAGAAAAGTCACACCCTCCTggaactaaatataaaataatatcgattGTCAACtataatggaagaaagaaagtcaCATTCTAACTGGGTTAAATCGAGGGGAGGGGACGCTGGTTACGCTCAGGAGAGTGAAGGGTAGCAGAGCAGCTGGAGGGAAGAGGGCATACCGCCCGCCCCCCGCGGGAGCTGGAGGACATGGGGCAGCCAAGGGAAGCTTAGGGCAGGGCTTCTCCTCCCGGGGCCGCAACCCAGAGCTTACAGGAGAGGCTGGACAGCGCTTCTAGCAGCTTTGAACTCACATTCCAGTGGAGGCCCAGAGAAACCTCTCCTCCTCGGGCTTTAGTCACGGGATTCCACACTTACGAAATTTCCAGATAAGTGGCATTTGTCcactacttcatttattttcatcattttatgaaAAGTGCTTTCTAAAATGTCCAAAGAGTTTTTGTCTACCTCTTCTGCTTACAAAACAAGGAAACCACCATTCAGCAAGATTAAGGTTTGTCTTCAGGCCATATAACTTCCACACGTCATGGTTTCTTAGGAAGAGAATGTGAAACGGATTTGATCTTTCCACGATGATTCAGAATGCTGTCACTTTGCCTCTCTCACTTCACTGTCTGTCGTGGTGGCCAGAGGCCCTGTTGCTACTGTATGTTCTTGTGTCGGACGGACCTGCCCTGGCCTGACACTAAGTGTGTCAGCAGTGTGTGGAGACCAGGAGTGGGGAGTTGGGGAGGTCCCTGCTGTCCCCCAAGTGAGTGGGATCTGCGAGATCTACTTTGCTGCTCAGATGGGTGGCTTCGATTTGGGGTCCCTTGTGCCTTCTTGAGGTTACTGGTTGTTCTCCATGTTTCAGATCACTAAATAAATGTTCCAGGAGAGAGTCTATGAACAGGCTGTAAAGGAGGGGAGCCACTGTCCCCCACCCCGCTCTCCTTCCCCGCCCCACGAACCCTCCTCTCTTTTCCATCTGGAGCCAGAGGGGCGCCCAACGACATCAGCTAGCCCCCAGCCAGAAGCCAGCTGATGCCCTCCCTGGTTTGCCCCTCTCCCCCTGGTGCAGCGATCTGAGGATCTGTCATCTGTGACGCTGACCCTGGCCAATGTCACCAGTGACTTCAATAGAAAGAACGTGACCTGCTGGGCGGAGAACAACGTAGGCCGGGCTGAAGTCTCTGTCCAGGTCAACGTCTCCTGTGAGTCCCCGTGactgccctcctcccacccccaccggCTCCCGCTCTTCCCTGAAAAGAGGATGTGCGGCTGGGGCCTGGGGGAAAGGGGGGGCTGCGTGGCTCCACAGCTGTTCTCTGCCAGCTGTTTCCAGATTCCCATGAAAACCTGATCCTTTGGGGGAAATCCTGGGGGCTTGTCAAGGCCAGTGGGATGGAGAAGGATTTCTTTTTGGCCCCTTGCCCAAGTCTTGCTACCTGAGGCTGTCAGCGCCAGCGGCCGGGCTGCTCCCCTGTCCTTCATGGGGGTCCCTTGTAAAACCTTCTGTAAGACCTTAACCCTCAGACTCCGTTTCGAAAAAGccatccccctccccacttcctctctaGGCACGCAGCCTAATTCCTCCATGTCTGCCAGCAAACTATGTTAAATCTTCCACgttatgtaatttttcttcctttaatatgGACAATAACGTATGGAGTGACGTGCACAAAACATACACACTTTAAACCATTCTGCTCCCCGCCCatgcccttcctctcccccttcaGAGCCCCGCCTTTCTCCAGCCCATCCTGACTTTTGTGACTCTTGTTTCCTCGCTTTCAAAAATAACTTCATGCCCCTGGGCTCCCCTATCCACCTGGCATGCTTTCGCTGGTTTTGCGTGCTACAGGTGGACTCACACACCTCGTGTGTTATTATTCTGTGTCTAAGTTTCTTTCactcatattttatttgtaagattCGCCCATGTTAAAAGGAGTCGTTTTACTTCATTCAGTtcactgctgaataatattcctgcgCATGAGCTGGCGGGATTCCAGAATAACtgtacacacgtgtgtgtctatgtatattctttttctgaaaggGGCTTTGCCTCTTTCAGGTTGGGTCTATTGCAAAACCATGTCTTCTTTCAAAAAGCTTTtaaactctcttttttttcttttttctttttgcttgtttgatGTTTAGGCCCTCTCTCATCTTCTTAAGCTTGATAACACTTAATTTTTCCAGATCTCTTTTCCAAAAGACTCCATGTTTCGTTTCCAGAAGCTGGCGTTTCCACTTGTCCAGGGCTGTTACTCACCTCAGGCCCACCGCTTTTCTTTGAGCCTCTGAATGTTATACACCTGCTGCCCAATTTAGTTAAGATTTACTGCcaactttctttaaaaacctCTCTGCTCGTGACTTTCTTAGGGCCTGCTGACCTTGTTCTCTTAGCCCTCCCCCAGATTTCTGTCCCTGACCCTCCACCCCTGCAGCCCCTGGACATGTCAGGTCTGGCAGTCTGGTCCGTCTCTGCACTCTCAGCTCCCTCTCTCTGGCCCACAGTCCCCGCCACAGTGCGGCTACACAACCCGGTGGAGATGCACCACTGGTGTATCCCCTTCTCGGTGGATGGCCAGCCGGCGCCCTCTCTGCGCTGGCTCTTCAACGGTTCCGTGCTCAACGAGACCAGCTTCATCTTCACCGAGTTCCTGGAGCCTGCAGCCAATGAGACCATGCGTCACGGGTGCCTGCGCCTCAACCAACCCACCCACGTCAACAATGGCAACTACACGCTGCTGGCCGCCAACCCCTTGGGCCAGGCCGCCGCCTCGGTCATGGCCGCCTTCATGGACAACCCATTCGAGTTCAACCCCGAGGATCCCATCCCTGGTGCGAGGGCCGCGCTGAACCTTGCCCCACTCCCTGGGCTCCACCTGGGTACACATCCTGGTCTCCAGGAAGGCCTGGCCCCCTTCCTGCGGTAATCCTGACCCCAGAAGTGGGCGTGCCTAGTCCCACACAGAAAGGAGCCTGGAGTCGGGGTGCAGCCCTGCACTGGCCTCCTGGCCccgcctcccccacaccccaggaGTCCTGAACCCCATCTGTCCCATTCACTTGGCTGGCTGCAGACAGCCTCATTCCAGGGCACCCACAGCCCAGCTGGAAAATGACCACATGCATCCTCTTGCTGGAGGTCCAGCACCCaagccccttcccacccccagtcCATGGAGGGATGAGTCCTGAGGGGGGCAGGGGACTCACtgctctcctcccccacctgactgctttctctcctccctcctgctgcAGTCTCCTTTTCACCAGTGGGTGAGTAGCCCGGGCTGGAGGCACGTTCTGTCTGGTCACTGGAGCCACGGCTGGGGCAGGGGGTACCGCTGACCTGAGTTCCGAGGGGTCAGCTGGGGCCAGGGTGGGGAGCTGCTGAGGAGACATGGCATATGCCAAGGCCCACCTCCTGCCCGGTGTACCCAACAGATACTAACAGCACGTCTGGAGACCCGGTGGAGAAGAAGGATGAGACACCTTTTGGGGTGAGCACGGGAAGTGAAGGCTTGCCCAGGACTTGGCAACAGGTGGCCGGGCTGGAGGCTCTTCTGCATGTCACTTCTGGTCAGAGCATGGGGACCACAATGGTCCGGCCTGAGCTGGGCCAGCCACCCGCATGCTCAGCCACAGCGCGGGGCCCAGGGGAGGAGGAGGCCTGGCGCTGGGCTCCTGTGCAGGATGGACAGACAGTCTGCTGTGGGAGCTCGGGGAGGCGGGCGCCGAGACTAACCGCCCCCGCCCGCAGGTCTCAGTGGCCGTGGGCCTGGCTGTCTTTGCCTGCCTCTTCCTTTCTACACTATTTCTCGTGCTCAGCAAATGCGGACGGAGGAACAAGTTTGGGATAAACCGTGAGTGGAGGGGCTTCAGGGGGCTGCCTGCCAGGCTGTCACTGGCTTGGTTTCCCACCGGCTCTTCCTGACTCTGCTTTGGGTGGGGGGGCTGTGCACACACGGAATTTAGCGAGTGTGTTTGGGGTGTACCAGGGCCTGGCAGGGGCTGCCCTGTGAGTGTGTCGGGCTGGTGCTGGGGTAGTTTCAGCGGCAGCACATGCTAATTGGTGGCTGGACTGCAGTCAAACACTAAGTGGGTCTGAGCTCTGGGGGGGCAGTGGGGGAGTTCTTTGGTGGCCCACGGGGCCTGGGCTTGGACAGGAGCCAGGCAGAGAGGCTGGAgcgcctccccttccccctgctggCTGTCTTGCTCCCTGGCTCCTCTGTTCCTTCCCCTACAAATTACAAGGTGGGGTCCCCTGGCATCCTGCAACCTGGCAGGGGCCAGGGTGTGTGCCTGTGCTGTGACCCCGCCGTGTGGCTGTGTCTCGCCCCTAGGCCCCGCCGTGCTGGCTCCAGAGGATGGACTGGCCATGTCCCTGCATTTCATGACACTGGGTGGCAGCTCCTTGTCACCCATCGAGGGCAAAGGCTCCGGGCTGCAAGGCCACATTATTGAGAACCCACAATATTTCAGTGATGCCTGTGAGGGGTTATGCTGGGTCTAGGGTGGGGGCAAGACTACgcatgcatgcacgtgtgtgtgtgagcacgtgtctgtgtctgtgtgtgtgcacgtctGTGCGtgcgcatgtgcgtgtgtgtgtagaagCCTGTGCCATCGCCTTTGCCCACCCCAGGCCTGAACACGCCTCACCTCGCccgccccactcccaccccacccctacccctgtGCACACCTCGCGTGGGGCTTGGTGAAGAAGTGAAGGCTCGGTTTCAGCCCCCATCCGGCCCCTTGCATGGGGCCCTCGTGCAGCGCACAGCCCTGTCCCGGCCCTTCACCATCCTTCGGGAGCCTGgggcccctgcctgcccctgaCCCTGAGAGGCCCCCCAGGTGTTCGCCACATCAAGCGCCGGGACATCGTGCTCAAGTGGGAGCTGGGCGAGGGCGCCTTCGGGAAGGTCTTCCTTGCCGAGTGCCACCACCTGCTGCCTGAGCAGGACAAGATGCTGGTGGCTGTCAAGGTAAGACCTTGGCCGTTGTCCCAGGACAGCTGCTCAGGCTGGGGATGGGCTCAGGACCAGGGCCTGCCCCCCACCCGGCGCGGAAGGAGGCGTCTGAGGGCTCAGTCCCGCCTCCGACCCCCTCAGGCGCTAAAGGAGGCCTCGGAGAGCGCGCGGCAGGACTTCCAGCGCGAGGCAGAGCTGCTCACCCTGCTTCAGCACCAGCACGTCGTGCGCTTCTTCGGCGTCTGCACCGAGGGCCGCCCGCTGCTCATGGTGTTCGAGTACATGCGGCACGGGGACCTCAACCGCTTCCTCCGGTAAGAGCGGCTCTGAGCCCTGCAGTCACGTCCCTGCAGGTCTGCTAAACCGAGGGGGGTGCCCCAGGAAGGAGCAGGGAGGCACGTGTTCTCAAGGAGGCAGGCGTGGGAACGTGGGGACAGCCGTGCAAAGGCCAGGGTGGTGGAAGTCAGGAGCTAAGACCTCAGGATGGGTGGGCTTGGCAGAGAGGGCGTGCCTGTGCGTGGGCACAGCGGCCCCGCCTGCAGGACAAGCGCTTATCTGGCACTTTCTGTTAACTTTGCAGCCACCCTCATGGCTGTCTGTGCTGGCATGCACATGTCTGTGCAATTACataaatatgcatgtgtgtgttagTCTCCAGGCATACATGGCAATTTATACTTGAAGAAAGTTAccaaaaattcatttctttggcTCTGACACGTTTACTAATTTGTGCAGACCCTTTTAATAACTTCAAGAAATGTGCCCCTTTCAcaatgaggcttagagaggttaagtgacgtGCCCAAGCACATAGGTAGGAATGGCCCCGGGGGACAGGACCCCAGGCGGAACCCTGCTTTCATCCCCTGAACGTGATGAGATGGTCCCCTGTGAGGATGGGGCAGCAGGCCCCAGAGAGAGGCCAGGGTTTGCAAGCAGCTGTGGCTTCTTAGCTGAGCCTTCTTTGCCAGGCAGCtttcctctttggcctcagtttccctacccaGAGAGCTGTGGTTCTAGACGAGAAGGCACAGTGTGATTGTCACATTGTGGATGTCACACAGTGGATGGTCGTCCTTTGGTCCCCAAACACTCCGTGGGAGTGATGGGTCATTCATGCAGTCAGGCTGCAGAAGGCAGCTGGGAGAGAGCTGGAGTCCCAGCTTCTCTGAGGTGGGAGGGGCCCCTGGAAGGTGTGGGGAGGAGGCGAGCATGGAGGTGGGTTAGCTCAGGGGAACCAGTCAGGAGGAGCCAGAGGAACCCTGCTCACCAGGCACTGGGTGGCCTCAGTGCTGGGTTCCAGGGATGCAGGCCACCATCGGGGGCCCAGACAGTGGGAGAAGCTGCTCGAAAAGCTGGATAGAGCACAGGGGGAACCAAAGGAGGGCATCATGAAAGCTCCTAGACAAGTCTGGAAGACTTCCCCTAGGAGGGCCATTTGTTCCTTCTTGCCTCTGGTCCCTTGTACTTAtcgttccctctgcctggcacactgGGCCTCCCTCCCAGCCACTTCATCCACTCCTGTCCCTGACCCCTTCCCACCGCTATTCCTCAGGGCTGGAGTCTAGGTGTAGATggctcttcctccaggaagcctcccctgacTTCTTCCATCCCTACCCTGAGTGCAGGTCAGGTGTTCTCCTCACACTGCGTCCTACTCTCCACTGTACTCTGGTGCTTGGCACACTGGAGATGTTTAACAAATGCCTGGCATgaatgaagaagtaaatgaaTGAGGAGAAAGCTAGCCAGTTGGAAAGGGCAGCAGGGCAAAGCCAGCTGCACAGGCAAACGTTCAGAAGAAGGAATACTGGGCAATGGGATTAGTGATTAGGGACTGCTCTGGAGTGGTGGTTGTTGGGGGAGGGCACCCTGGAACCTTTTCGAAGGAAGGACGACCCCACAGCAAAGGTGAGAGAGACAGGAATCCAGGAGGGCTCCCAGGTTTCAGGCTcagagctgggtgggggaggTCCCCTTCCCTGAGGCAGGggcaggctgggggtgggaggtgtgcATGGGCAAGAGATGTGGGGTCAGTGGGCAGCTGGATGCTGGGGGTGGAGTTCATGAGAGGAAGGCATGAATGTGGGAGGTGTGCGCCCTGGGGGGAGCGTTGGAGCTGGGCACCGCTGCCAGCTGGCTGGCTACCCCTTCAGACAGCAGCCTCTCTTGTGCCTTCCTTCCTCCACTTCCGGACCCTTGAGTCCCCTCCCCCgttccaccccagcccccaggctcCTGGGGACTGTCACCCCCCGGcccaccccttctccctctctttcgcAGGTCCCACGGGCCGGATGCCAAGCTCCTGGCCGGCGGGGAGGACGTGGCTCCAGGCCCCCTGGGTCTGGGGCAGCTGCTGGCCGTGGCTAGCCAGGTCGCTACGGGGATGGTGTACCTGGCGGGACTGCACTTCGTGCATCGGGACCTGGCCACGCGCAACTGTCTGGTGGGGCAGGGCCTGGTGGTTAAGATCGGCGATTTCGGCATGAGCAGAGATATCTACAGCACCGACTACTACCGCGTAAGGGTCTTGGGTCCCAGCCCCGGCCCGCCCCACCCGGAGGCCGAGTCCCCGCCCAGAGCCCGCGCTTGCCAGGCATGCCCGCTTATTCCTCCGGCGCCGTGGGCCCGAGACCCTCCGGCTAAACCTGGCCCCTGGCTCCTGGGCCCCCAGTGGAGGAGAGGCTGGCTCCGCCACCCGGACGACCTGGCACCGCCAGTTTTCCCTCTCAGCCCGTGTTCTTACTGACGGCGCTGGGGGCGGGTCTGTGCCGGAGCGCCTGCGCAGGGGCGCCCCGGGAGGTGacgcgcccgcccgcccgccgcagGTGGGAGGCCGCACCATGCTGCCCATCCGCTGGATGCCACCCGAGAGCATCCTCTACCGCAAGTTCACGACCGAGAGCGACGTGTGGAGCTTCGGCGTGCTGCTCTGGGAGATCTTCACCTACGGCAAGCAGCCCTGGTACCAGCTCTCCAACACCGAGGTCAGCCCGCCCGTGGTCTCCCCGGCcgcctcccttcctgccccttgGGGGCTCTTCTAGGAGCACTCCATCCCCTTCTGCCTCTCATCCCCCTGCCCGCGGGCACCATCCTGCAGACACTGTTCGTTCTTGCATTCTTCGCTCTGCTGTTCTTGCCTCCATTTACCCCTGGATCACCAGGCTCACCTGGATCCTGGAGGAACCTCAAAGCCCTTTATCAATGGAGCCCAGACCCCGTCCCTGGCTGCATTTTGTAGACCTAACAGGATTATCGGGGTGGAAGGGAGAGGCACGGGAAGAGGAGCACAGCAGGAGGGCCTGGCGCTGCAGCGGGAAGGCTGGACGTTAGACTGTAGGAAGGACCGGCTTGCCCCCTCTCCCAGCTGGACATAGCCAGAGCAGGCCCCAGGTGTTCTGTCTTCCAGAGCAGTTCCTCCCGCCCCCTCCTTGGCTCGCAGCTGtcagtttccatttcttctcctaATGCAGTCTGCTCCCTGGAGGCTGgtagggtgggggagagggttatagattttaattttctcaagcACTGAGAGAAGGAATGGAATCACTGCTGTCTATAACCCGAGTCCTCTAATgcggagggagggaagaagggggaagagcTCCAGGCCcctgcctccagctccctcccaccATCTCTCCTTCTTTAGATCCCTTAGCAGCTCTAGCGGTCCTTCCTGCAGTCTCACTCTGATCTTTCCTGCTGCCGTTTCTTTTTGGAGGAGCTAGGTCGCCACAGAGCGGTGCCtacaagagagaaaaggaagtgggGTTGCCTTCCACCTTCAAATGCAAGGCAGCCATTTTCGAGGCCCTGAGCTGCAGTCTTGCTCATTTTGCCTTCTGGGGCTGAGGTGGAGGACCCTCCCTTTCCTCCATTCAGCCCTTGACAGGAGGCTGATGGATTTGGCAAAGGCCTTGGCCCCTCCCTTCGTCAGCCCACCTGGCAGGTCTTCTGAGAGTCTGATTCTAGTCCTTCGGGAAGCCGtcctacccccagccccaccttccCGGGTCTGTTTAGCCTTCATCCGTTCCACTGCTCAGTATCAGAGCGGAAAGGAATCTTGGGGTTCACTGCATCCTTTTAGATTCTTAGTGCCAGGAGGCCCAGGCTTATTCTGGCACCTGCCTTGGGAGCCTCAGTGAGGCAGGGGCAGTACTGGGGCTGGCTTCCTCTCCTGCACCCAGCCCAGtgtgtcctcttctctctccttccggTGGCCCCAGGCAATTGAGTGCATCACACAGGGACGGGAGCTGGAGCGGCCGCGTGCCTGCCCACCGGAGGTCTATGCCATCATGCGGGGCTGCTGGCAGCGGGAGCCCCAGCAGCGCCACAGCATCAAGGATGTGCATGCCCGGCTGCAGGCCCTGGCCCGGGCGCCCCCCGTCTACCTGGACGTCCTGGGCTAGGCGCTGGCCCAGCGCTGGGGGCGGCTCCCAGCAGCCCCAGCCTGACCTCAGAGCCTCTAAATCCCCCTCAGCATGCGGGAGGGGCcaggtgaggtctgggagggaggGTGCCCTCTTCTCTAGGCTGGGCTCCGTCACagcaattatatttattatcCCTTGGCTGTGTCTCTTGCCAATTCTTGGGATGACATTGTTCCGGGAGGGGGGTATTGGGACTCCCGGAGGGGACAACTCTGGGATCCAGCCCTGCTGGTTCCCCTCGGCGCCTACCCTTACTCCATGCAGCTGTCACCTCCACCTGTAGCTGTGGCCGGCCTCCCAGTCCTGAGGTCACCTTGCTGACCTGGTGGTGGTGAGGCAGCTTCAGGTCAAGCTTCCCAGGCCTCCGGACTCTAATTGCCCGTCTCAGTACTTTACATTCAAGAGGCTGGTGCTGCAGTGGGAGGGATGGGAGTCAGATGTCTGGTGgacagggtgggggtggcggtgTGAGAGCAAGCACACAGTGGGAGAAAGGggcgagggagaggaagagagacacagagagaggaagagagtgcTTGTATGTATGTCCGCGTGTGTGAGGGAGTGTGTGCACACGGTGTGCGCACGTGTATACACGTGTGGGTGCACATGTATGTGTACGTGCATGTacgtgtgtgcgcacatgtggcaggggcaggaaggaaCGGGGTAAAGGGACAGTGAGGGCGGCGGGACCCCGTTCCCCCTCTGCCCCGCACCCTTCTTGGCTCTCCGTGCCTTGAGGTCAGCCCCCAGAGGCAGGGGTGGACAAAGCCATCTCCCGGCCCCATTCCACCCCCACTGGCCTCCCTGAGTGGCCCCCCCCAGCCCATCACTTCCAATCACCTGCCCGGCTCCTGCAATAACCCATGCTCCCCACAGCTCCTCGGGGCTAATGGCATGGCTGCCTTTTGTCCCTGGGTGCCCAGCTCCCCCCACACGGTGATTCAATCTGGGTCTTATCACCCCTAGGCCTAGCCCGATGGTGTCTGCCTCTTGTCCAGGCTGCTTAATGCTAATGGAGGTCTGACCAGGGCTGCAGGCTGATTGATGGGGGGTCTGGTTGCTGAGGGCAAGTTCGCAGGCCCCCCTGTCCTGCcctggggtgggctgggagggtCGGCACCACCCTGTGAGGGCTTAAGCAGGTGGGGTCTTTCgggagagagggggtggggaccTGGTGGGAGAGACACGGTGGGGGTCAGGTCTGACAGGTGAGCCTGGGGACAGTACAGAGagtgcagacagacagacaggaccTGCAGACGTGGAGACTCACAGAGACTGCAGAAGGAGATGGCAGAAGGGAGACACAGACAGACGGACAGAGGGGGACAGACGAGTGGGACAGGCAGCAGAATCCGACAGTGTCCTGGAGAACAGCGTGGACTCGGGGCATTTGTCTCACCCACTCTCCCTACTTCCCACCTTCTCTGCCTGATTGATCCCTTGAGCCTCTCTCCAGGGATGGGGGCTGAGGGGACCCTCCCAGCCTGGGAGACTCTGTGGGTAGAGGCACAGGGCTTTGAGGTCCAGCCCACA
This DNA window, taken from Rhinolophus ferrumequinum isolate MPI-CBG mRhiFer1 chromosome 22, mRhiFer1_v1.p, whole genome shotgun sequence, encodes the following:
- the NTRK1 gene encoding high affinity nerve growth factor receptor; translated protein: MLRGGGRRQLGRHGRPTGPGSLLAWLMLASAGAAPCSDVCCPHGPSGLRCTRTGALDSLRHLPGTENLTELYIENETQLRHLNLTHLRGLGELRNLSIVKSGLHFVAPDAFHFTPQLSRLNLSSNALKSLSWKTVQGLSLQELDLSDNPLNCSCALHWLRRWEEEVLGGIREQGLRCFMPGSLHPLSNTSCVVPMLKIWMPNATVDVGDDMLLQCQVEGRDLEGAGWIFTELEESARETRSEDLSSVTLTLANVTSDFNRKNVTCWAENNVGRAEVSVQVNVSFPATVRLHNPVEMHHWCIPFSVDGQPAPSLRWLFNGSVLNETSFIFTEFLEPAANETMRHGCLRLNQPTHVNNGNYTLLAANPLGQAAASVMAAFMDNPFEFNPEDPIPVSFSPVDTNSTSGDPVEKKDETPFGVSVAVGLAVFACLFLSTLFLVLSKCGRRNKFGINRPAVLAPEDGLAMSLHFMTLGGSSLSPIEGKGSGLQGHIIENPQYFSDACVRHIKRRDIVLKWELGEGAFGKVFLAECHHLLPEQDKMLVAVKALKEASESARQDFQREAELLTLLQHQHVVRFFGVCTEGRPLLMVFEYMRHGDLNRFLRSHGPDAKLLAGGEDVAPGPLGLGQLLAVASQVATGMVYLAGLHFVHRDLATRNCLVGQGLVVKIGDFGMSRDIYSTDYYRVGGRTMLPIRWMPPESILYRKFTTESDVWSFGVLLWEIFTYGKQPWYQLSNTEAIECITQGRELERPRACPPEVYAIMRGCWQREPQQRHSIKDVHARLQALARAPPVYLDVLG